Genomic window (Pradoshia sp. D12):
AATGGACTGTATCATGTCCAGCAGGCTGTACACCAAAAATTCGAAGGATATATTGTGCAGAACCATTTAATGCATTAATAAAAGGTTTTGTAACTCTTCCGAACCAATATAGTGGCGGCGATAAAAGCAAGGATAATCTTTCTGCAAATTGGATAGCCAATGTTTTAGGAGCAAGTTCACCTATAACAACATGTAAGAACGTAACGATGCTAAGAGCGATTACATAGGACAGGACAGTAGATACTGATTCTGATATTCCCCATTCATCAAATACAGGATGGAGCATTTTTTCGACTGTTGGTTCCCCCAACGCACCTAATATTAATCCTGTAACCGTAATACCCAACTGACATGCTGACAGGTAATAGTCTAGATTTTCTGCAACTTTTTTGGCAAGAACCGCCTTTTTGTTGCCTTCAGAAATCAATTGTTCAATTCTGGACATCCTTACTTTCAAAATGGCAAATTCAGCACCAACAAAGAATGCAGTGAGCCCAATAAATATAGCTACTAAAAATAAATTTAATGCGATTGATCCGTCCAATTATTTCCCCCTTAAAGGGGGATTCACCTCCAAGAATAGTAAAAAAATTTGTTGTTCCAATAATTCCTTTTGATTATTTCTTAACCTTTTGAGTAAACAATACTTGTTTAATTTGGTGGTTATCCATTTCCTTGACAGTCCATAGATGCTTACCATGCTCCAATGAATCTCCATTTTGAACAGTATCAATTTTTTGATATTGGATCCAGCCTCCGACTGTATCTATATCTTCACTGTCCTCAAACTCGAGACCAAACAATTCCTCCATCTCACTCAAAAGGACTCGTCCATTAATCATATATTGGTTTTCTCCGACTTTACGGATATCGGCCACTTCATCAGCGTCAAACTCATCGCGGATCTCTCCTACAATTTCTTCCAGAACATCTTCCATCGTAAGAATACCTGAAGTGCCTCCGTATTCATCAATGACTAAAGCCATGTGTACCCGTTCCTGTTGCATTTTCAACAGTGCATCCTGTATATGGGTGGCTTCAAGAACATAAGGCAAGTCTCTAACAAATTCTTCAAGTTTACGTTCTCTTTTGGCAGCAATATGGGTCAGCATTTTTTTCACATTCACTACACCGACAATCTTGTCTTTATCCCCATCTTCAACAACCGGATAACGTGTGTAGTTATGTTCATCAATAATACTCACGATTTCATCATAATTCATATTCAAATCAAGTGTAACCAATTCAGTTCTTGGAACCATTATATCCTTGGCTACACGTTCATCAAACGAAAACACGTTTTCCATGTATTCCAATTCCGTTTGATCAATTTCCCCGCCCTGGTAGCTTTGGGTCATAATAATCTTTAGTTCTTCCTCAGAATATGCCTCTTCATGTCCAGCAGGTTTGACTCCAAATGCACGAAGAATGACCCTCGATGTCCCATTTAAAGCTTTAATGAATGGTGACAGCACTCTGCCAAACCAATATAAAGGCGGCGCAAGCATTAGTGTGAGTTTTTCGGCAAATTGGATCGCAAGCGTTTTTGGTGCCATTTCCCCCACTACAACATGCAAGAAAGTAACCAGTATAAATGCAATCGCATAGGACAATGCTGATGCAACAGCATCAGACACATTAAAAAGATTAAACAAAGGATACAATAGACCTTCCACCGCTGGTTTACCCAGTGCACCAAGTCCTAAAGTGGTTACGGTAATACCAAGCTGACAGGCAGAAAGATAGTAATCGAGGTCACTTGCTACTTTTTTCGCAAGCACTGCTTTTTTGTTTCCTTCTGAAATTAATTGATCAATACGGGACATCCGAATTTTCACTACCGCAAACTCAGATGCTACAAAGAACCCTGAGGCTCCTATTAGTACTACAAGTAAAACAAGATTGATTATCGTGGTTATGTCCAATTATTTCCCTCTTAAGAGGGATTCACCTCCAAATTATTTTTAAAAATTTTTACTAGTTTCATAGTTTTTTACGTTTTGTTATTAGTTTTGGTTACATCCTTATAATCTCTAAATACTCTTCTGCATGCAAAAGACCAAACCGAGAATGTTATATGCTCTCAAATTGGGTGAAAATATAATTAAAAGTAGAAATTAATCGTTATCCTTCCTTACCATGGTAGGACACGATTCAAGAAGAGT
Coding sequences:
- a CDS encoding hemolysin family protein, encoding MDGSIALNLFLVAIFIGLTAFFVGAEFAILKVRMSRIEQLISEGNKKAVLAKKVAENLDYYLSACQLGITVTGLILGALGEPTVEKMLHPVFDEWGISESVSTVLSYVIALSIVTFLHVVIGELAPKTLAIQFAERLSLLLSPPLYWFGRVTKPFINALNGSAQYILRIFGVQPAGHDTVHSEEELKLIVTQSYESGEINQTELAYLENIFAFDERILKDIMIPRNQIVTLDKQMSLEEILETLDRYEYTRYPVTENSDKDLLVGFINTKEMLTNIAAGRERPIQDFIHDMPRLKSTTHIKDVLLKMQQSRMHMAIVVDEKGTIAGLVTMEDILEEIVGEIKDEYNGDELPAT
- a CDS encoding hemolysin family protein produces the protein MDITTIINLVLLVVLIGASGFFVASEFAVVKIRMSRIDQLISEGNKKAVLAKKVASDLDYYLSACQLGITVTTLGLGALGKPAVEGLLYPLFNLFNVSDAVASALSYAIAFILVTFLHVVVGEMAPKTLAIQFAEKLTLMLAPPLYWFGRVLSPFIKALNGTSRVILRAFGVKPAGHEEAYSEEELKIIMTQSYQGGEIDQTELEYMENVFSFDERVAKDIMVPRTELVTLDLNMNYDEIVSIIDEHNYTRYPVVEDGDKDKIVGVVNVKKMLTHIAAKRERKLEEFVRDLPYVLEATHIQDALLKMQQERVHMALVIDEYGGTSGILTMEDVLEEIVGEIRDEFDADEVADIRKVGENQYMINGRVLLSEMEELFGLEFEDSEDIDTVGGWIQYQKIDTVQNGDSLEHGKHLWTVKEMDNHQIKQVLFTQKVKK